The Amycolatopsis mongoliensis genome includes a window with the following:
- a CDS encoding amino acid ABC transporter ATP-binding protein, which yields MSEPLLRAVGVRKSYGHTEVLGGIDLEVHKGQVVCLLGPSGAGKSTFLRCINHLETIDAGQIWVDGEPIGFRQRGGKLYELREHEVARQRRDIGMVFQRFNLFAHRTALENVVEGPIRVLGLKPEDARKQGLELLDRVGLAHRADAYPAQLSGGQQQRVAIARSLAMKPKLMLFDEPTSALDPELVGEVLEVMSTLAGEGMTMVVVTHEMSFAAEAADEVVFLADGAVVETGPPSEVLSAPKHERTRQFLARILA from the coding sequence GTGTCTGAGCCACTGCTGCGCGCTGTCGGCGTCCGGAAGTCCTACGGCCACACCGAAGTCCTCGGTGGCATCGACCTGGAGGTCCACAAGGGACAGGTCGTCTGCCTGCTCGGGCCGTCCGGCGCCGGGAAGAGCACGTTCCTGCGCTGCATCAACCACCTCGAGACGATCGACGCCGGCCAGATCTGGGTCGACGGCGAGCCGATCGGCTTCCGGCAGCGCGGCGGGAAGCTCTACGAACTGCGCGAACACGAGGTCGCCCGGCAGCGGCGCGACATCGGCATGGTGTTCCAGCGGTTCAACCTGTTCGCGCACCGGACGGCTCTCGAGAACGTCGTCGAGGGCCCGATCCGGGTGCTCGGCTTGAAGCCCGAAGACGCGCGGAAGCAGGGGCTCGAGCTGCTCGACCGGGTCGGGCTCGCGCACCGCGCCGACGCCTACCCGGCGCAGCTGTCCGGTGGGCAGCAGCAGCGCGTCGCGATCGCGCGGTCGCTGGCGATGAAACCGAAGCTGATGCTGTTCGACGAGCCGACGTCGGCGCTGGACCCGGAGCTGGTCGGGGAGGTGCTCGAAGTGATGAGTACGTTGGCGGGGGAGGGGATGACGATGGTCGTCGTGACGCACGAGATGAGCTTCGCCGCGGAGGCCGCCGACGAGGTGGTGTTCCTGGCCGACGGCGCCGTCGTCGAGACCGGGCCGCCGTCGGAGGTGCTGAGCGCGCCGAAGCACGAACGCACCCGGCAGTTCCTGGCGAGGATCCTCGCGTGA
- a CDS encoding effector-associated constant component EACC1: MTEPDTRRALLRIEAVDADAEELDRLARRLRAELTELDVDLRPVPGEVPAGAKAADPVTVGSLMVAFSAAGGVFPGLVETLREWLGRQAGRHKIKMTIDGDTVELERATSAERQQLIEAFVQRHA, encoded by the coding sequence ATGACCGAACCGGACACGCGGCGGGCGCTGCTGCGCATCGAAGCGGTGGACGCCGACGCCGAGGAGCTCGACCGGCTCGCCCGCCGGCTGCGCGCCGAGCTGACCGAGCTCGACGTCGACCTGCGTCCGGTGCCCGGCGAGGTCCCGGCGGGCGCGAAGGCGGCCGACCCGGTGACGGTGGGCTCGCTGATGGTGGCGTTCAGCGCGGCCGGCGGCGTGTTCCCCGGCCTGGTCGAGACGCTGCGCGAGTGGCTGGGCCGGCAGGCGGGCCGCCACAAGATCAAGATGACGATCGACGGCGACACGGTCGAGCTCGAGCGGGCGACCTCGGCCGAGCGGCAGCAGCTGATCGAGGCCTTCGTCCAGCGGCACGCCTGA
- a CDS encoding aminotransferase class V-fold PLP-dependent enzyme has product MTRISPRYLLQFDEPAGYLDFARFGPPSHAVLDTTAALLDQATTAGPSTVDELMRQEVRAKAAAARLSGSDTDHTVLLPNTSLGLFQAAFHSAGEVLVSAAEFPANTYPWARAEQAGRLRVRRLTGGYVTPERVAEALTPEITTVSVSAVDFRTGFRADLAALRDVVGDRLLVVDGIQGFGVVEAPWEVADVLVVGGQKWLRAGWGTGFAVLSDRALARMDPVFSGWTGARDPGLFDDEIHPPDVTAQAWSISNLSPITSGAFAEALELVEDAGVGAIAARIAERIASFEEVLASCGAEVVSATERRAGILAFTLPGHPAEQVGAALATAGIAATVRPEHVRLSPHASTPAAAADLLREALETLTKPREPLVVPAAGATTHEVLTALVPAIPGLAAMLGPGNEVLLHDLSRLPDSIVAIAGDLTGRSVGGPMTDLLLGLVRRGTTQDLTNYRTHGPDGRAIRSSTLFLRDADGVAVGCLCVNSVDASASAGGNGEPETFPPDVDSLQRFLVDRAVAKAGIPVDLMKKRHKAAVVRELDEAGYFLIKDAVDHLAGRLDVTRYTIYNYLNEVRA; this is encoded by the coding sequence GTGACGCGGATTTCGCCCCGGTACCTGCTCCAGTTCGACGAGCCCGCCGGCTACCTCGACTTCGCCCGGTTCGGCCCGCCCTCGCACGCGGTGCTCGACACGACGGCCGCGCTGCTCGACCAGGCAACCACGGCCGGACCGTCCACTGTGGACGAATTGATGCGGCAGGAGGTCCGGGCCAAGGCCGCCGCCGCGCGGCTGTCCGGCTCGGACACCGACCACACCGTGCTGCTGCCCAACACGAGCCTCGGGTTGTTCCAGGCCGCGTTCCACAGCGCCGGCGAGGTGCTGGTGTCGGCGGCGGAGTTCCCCGCCAACACCTACCCGTGGGCGCGCGCCGAACAGGCCGGACGGCTTCGCGTCCGGCGCCTGACCGGCGGTTACGTGACTCCTGAGCGCGTCGCCGAAGCGTTGACACCGGAGATCACGACGGTCAGCGTCAGCGCCGTCGACTTCCGCACCGGCTTCCGCGCCGACCTCGCGGCGCTGCGGGACGTCGTCGGCGACCGGCTGCTCGTCGTCGACGGGATCCAGGGCTTCGGCGTGGTCGAAGCGCCGTGGGAGGTCGCCGACGTCCTGGTCGTCGGCGGCCAGAAGTGGCTGCGCGCGGGCTGGGGGACCGGCTTCGCGGTGCTGTCCGACCGTGCCTTGGCCCGGATGGACCCGGTGTTCTCGGGCTGGACCGGCGCGCGCGACCCGGGGCTGTTCGACGACGAGATCCACCCGCCGGACGTCACCGCGCAGGCCTGGTCGATCTCGAACCTCAGCCCGATCACGTCCGGCGCGTTCGCCGAGGCCCTCGAACTGGTCGAGGACGCCGGGGTCGGCGCCATCGCGGCGCGGATCGCCGAGCGGATCGCGTCCTTCGAAGAGGTGCTGGCGTCCTGCGGCGCCGAGGTCGTCTCGGCCACCGAGCGGCGCGCGGGCATCCTCGCGTTCACACTGCCCGGCCACCCGGCCGAGCAGGTCGGCGCGGCACTGGCTACAGCCGGGATCGCGGCGACCGTGCGGCCCGAGCACGTCCGGTTGTCGCCGCACGCGTCGACGCCCGCGGCGGCCGCGGACCTGCTCCGCGAAGCGCTGGAGACGCTGACCAAGCCGCGGGAACCGCTGGTCGTCCCGGCCGCGGGCGCGACGACGCACGAGGTGCTGACCGCGCTGGTGCCGGCGATCCCGGGGCTCGCGGCGATGCTCGGGCCGGGCAACGAGGTGCTGCTGCACGACCTGAGCCGGCTGCCGGACTCGATCGTCGCCATCGCGGGCGACCTGACCGGCCGCAGCGTCGGCGGCCCGATGACCGACCTGCTGCTCGGCCTGGTCCGCCGCGGCACGACGCAGGACCTGACGAACTACCGCACGCACGGCCCGGACGGCCGCGCGATCCGCTCGTCCACGTTGTTCCTGCGCGACGCCGACGGGGTCGCGGTCGGCTGCCTGTGCGTCAACAGCGTCGACGCGTCGGCTTCGGCGGGCGGAAACGGGGAGCCGGAGACTTTCCCACCGGACGTCGACAGCCTGCAACGGTTCCTCGTCGACCGCGCGGTGGCCAAGGCCGGGATCCCGGTGGACCTGATGAAGAAGCGGCACAAGGCGGCCGTGGTCCGGGAGCTGGACGAAGCCGGTTATTTCCTCATCAAGGACGCGGTCGACCACCTGGCCGGGCGCCTCGACGTCACGCGCTACACGATCTACAACTACCTCAACGAGGTCCGCGCCTGA
- a CDS encoding ABC transporter substrate-binding protein yields the protein MSRSRAAQAVLLASLAVLVTACGGGPDGAGGTSQAAGAPASGIPDTAAIVQGVQKDAQLNAALPTNVKQAGVLHLASNLQSAPNNFYAADGKTPIGYEVDLAKAIAAKLGVTVAHQDMAFGSLITSLQSGRIDLTMAGMNDTKARQAQIDFVDYFTSGITIMIRKGNPDGITGPDTLCGKNVAVVQGTSHQKFAEAQSTKCTQAGKPALTVTATDSDNQNQNQLRTGRVAAILNDLPSAVYISRTAGDGKFFEVVPGEPIEGGPYGIGVNKQNTPLRDSVQKALQALIADGTYGKILQAWGVDQGAIKEAAVNGGS from the coding sequence ATGTCCCGTTCCCGTGCCGCGCAGGCGGTGTTGCTCGCGAGCCTGGCCGTGCTGGTGACGGCTTGTGGTGGTGGCCCGGACGGCGCGGGCGGGACGTCGCAGGCCGCCGGCGCCCCCGCGTCCGGCATCCCGGACACCGCGGCGATCGTCCAGGGCGTGCAGAAGGACGCCCAGCTCAACGCCGCCTTGCCGACGAACGTCAAGCAGGCGGGCGTGCTGCACCTGGCGTCGAACCTGCAGTCCGCGCCGAACAACTTCTACGCCGCCGACGGCAAGACCCCGATCGGCTACGAGGTCGACCTGGCCAAGGCGATCGCGGCCAAGCTCGGCGTCACCGTCGCCCACCAGGACATGGCGTTCGGCTCGCTCATCACCAGCCTCCAGTCCGGCCGCATCGACCTGACCATGGCCGGTATGAACGACACCAAGGCCCGCCAGGCGCAGATCGACTTCGTCGACTACTTCACCTCGGGCATCACGATCATGATCCGCAAGGGCAACCCGGACGGCATCACCGGCCCGGACACCCTCTGCGGCAAGAACGTCGCCGTCGTGCAGGGCACCAGCCACCAGAAGTTCGCCGAAGCGCAGAGCACCAAGTGCACGCAGGCAGGCAAGCCCGCGCTCACCGTCACCGCGACCGACAGCGACAACCAGAACCAGAACCAGCTGCGCACCGGCCGCGTCGCGGCGATCCTCAACGACCTGCCCAGCGCCGTCTACATCTCGCGGACCGCGGGCGACGGCAAGTTCTTCGAGGTCGTCCCGGGTGAACCGATCGAAGGCGGGCCCTACGGCATCGGCGTCAACAAGCAGAACACGCCGCTGCGCGACTCCGTGCAGAAGGCCCTGCAGGCGCTCATCGCCGACGGCACCTACGGCAAGATCCTGCAGGCCTGGGGCGTCGACCAGGGTGCGATCAAGGAGGCCGCGGTCAATGGTGGATCGTGA
- a CDS encoding amino acid ABC transporter permease, giving the protein MAATEPLPIVRLRHWGRWVAAVVILALLVLLGIALGNAQIEWRQVPDFVFFKVMATGLLNTVVLAVLSQAVAIVLGVVIALLRRSANPVARWFAAGYIWIFRGLPVLLQILLWYNLALVFPVIHIPFLVDAPTNVLISAFTAAFLGLALNESAYMAEIVRAGLNSVDSGQTEAAKSIGMTPAATLRRVVLPQAMRVIIPPTGNDFINMLKGTSMASVIGVTELIHAANNISSNNLLVMETLLAAAVWYMVVVTVAGVGQHYLERAFGQADRGPLARAGKALRGVPLVRSARV; this is encoded by the coding sequence GTGGCGGCGACTGAACCGCTGCCGATCGTCCGGCTGCGCCACTGGGGCCGCTGGGTCGCCGCCGTCGTCATCCTCGCGCTGCTCGTGCTGCTGGGCATCGCCCTCGGCAACGCCCAGATCGAGTGGCGCCAGGTCCCGGACTTCGTCTTCTTCAAAGTGATGGCGACGGGCCTGCTCAACACCGTCGTGCTGGCGGTGCTGTCGCAGGCCGTCGCGATCGTGCTGGGGGTCGTGATCGCCCTGCTGCGCCGCAGCGCCAACCCGGTCGCCCGGTGGTTCGCCGCCGGCTACATCTGGATCTTCCGCGGCCTGCCGGTGCTGCTGCAGATCCTGCTCTGGTACAACCTGGCGCTCGTCTTCCCGGTGATCCACATCCCGTTCCTGGTCGACGCGCCGACGAACGTGCTGATCAGCGCGTTCACCGCCGCGTTCCTCGGCCTGGCGCTCAACGAAAGCGCGTACATGGCCGAGATCGTCCGGGCCGGGCTGAACAGCGTCGACAGCGGGCAGACCGAAGCGGCGAAGTCGATCGGCATGACGCCGGCCGCGACGCTGCGCCGGGTCGTGCTGCCGCAGGCGATGCGCGTGATCATCCCGCCGACCGGCAACGATTTCATCAACATGCTCAAGGGGACGTCGATGGCGTCGGTGATCGGCGTGACCGAGCTGATCCACGCGGCCAACAACATTTCGTCGAACAACCTGCTGGTGATGGAGACGCTGCTGGCGGCGGCCGTCTGGTACATGGTCGTGGTGACCGTCGCCGGGGTCGGCCAGCACTACCTGGAGCGCGCGTTCGGGCAGGCCGACCGCGGGCCGCTCGCTCGCGCGGGCAAGGCGTTGCGCGGCGTGCCGCTGGTGAGGAGTGCCCGTGTCTGA
- a CDS encoding ABC transporter ATP-binding protein translates to MGGGPAFALHGLTKRFGQVTAVDGVSVEVAQGQVVALLGPNGAGKSTTVDMLLGLTKPDAGEVTVAGGSPREAVDHGLVGAMMQNGALLPDVTVGEIVGLIVSTHAKPLPASEVIARAGLQNLVKRRCGKLSGGERQRVRFALALAGDPRLLVLDEPTAAMDVDGRRAFWASIREFAATGRTVLFATHYLAEAEDYADRVVLMRHGTVVADGPVAEVRAAVSGRVLKAVVPGAGESDLADLPGVTTVQLRAGRAELACADSDAAIRALLAKYPQAADIEITALGLEEAFLALTADETEGVAA, encoded by the coding sequence ATGGGTGGGGGACCGGCGTTCGCGCTCCACGGCCTGACCAAACGGTTCGGTCAGGTCACCGCCGTCGACGGCGTTTCCGTCGAGGTCGCGCAGGGGCAGGTCGTCGCGCTGCTCGGGCCGAACGGCGCGGGCAAGTCGACCACCGTCGACATGCTGCTCGGGCTGACCAAGCCGGACGCGGGGGAGGTCACCGTCGCCGGGGGCAGTCCACGCGAGGCCGTCGACCACGGCCTCGTCGGCGCCATGATGCAGAACGGTGCGCTGCTGCCGGACGTCACCGTCGGCGAGATCGTCGGCCTGATCGTCTCGACGCACGCCAAGCCGCTGCCCGCGAGCGAGGTGATCGCGCGGGCGGGCCTGCAGAACCTCGTGAAGCGCCGCTGCGGCAAGCTCTCCGGCGGCGAGCGGCAGCGCGTCCGGTTCGCGCTCGCGCTGGCCGGCGACCCGCGGCTGCTGGTGCTCGACGAGCCCACCGCCGCGATGGACGTCGACGGCAGGCGCGCGTTCTGGGCGTCCATCCGCGAGTTCGCCGCCACCGGCCGGACCGTGCTGTTCGCGACGCACTACCTCGCCGAGGCCGAGGACTACGCCGACCGCGTGGTGCTGATGCGCCACGGCACCGTCGTCGCCGACGGCCCGGTCGCCGAGGTCCGCGCCGCGGTGTCCGGGCGGGTGCTCAAGGCCGTCGTGCCGGGCGCCGGCGAAAGCGACCTGGCGGACCTGCCGGGCGTCACGACCGTGCAGCTGCGCGCCGGGCGCGCCGAGCTGGCCTGCGCCGACTCCGACGCCGCCATCCGCGCGCTGCTGGCGAAGTACCCGCAGGCCGCCGACATCGAAATCACCGCGCTGGGCCTGGAAGA